A genomic segment from Dermacentor silvarum isolate Dsil-2018 chromosome 11, BIME_Dsil_1.4, whole genome shotgun sequence encodes:
- the LOC125941237 gene encoding TNF receptor-associated factor 6-like, translating into MAPSSWQYTLVGFSEEIDWKPLNFVRAIPANRICGACGLVHRATALLGCGHVLCKNCYDHSVDDGGQVCPLDGGHYPEEDVEWRIFPAEKLLQREVKCWNEEAGCQAVIAASNISKHHRDECQYHTVSCPKCSATVLYRSASTHIMSGCRAVSCTPVKRETSKESDGSVDIEQLKESLQAAISEIKAGFRQIHSFNDARKATLEHVCHGINSLKEAMKEEFVAVNKVYGTRFAESAAGAGDIMEEVIEILNSTTSRLDDVFHNVNRISEKVRQRATNERVAKQAAEISTLKSELQERSERMLTRVEDVLMLLSLNTSRHEFIIKDISLLKEAALKNDSALVELERRYSRAYCIVPGVYFKKNGDSVNLHISIHIEEGPFDSFIHWPFRHKIELSVVHPAFGNVRTLKFVSRNCESHHLSKPCNGKGHVTNPSFSLNELERDGYLKDDKLRFIWETLL; encoded by the exons ATGGCGCCTAGCAGCTGGCAGTACACACTGGTCGGGTTCTCTGAAGAAATTGACTGGAAGCCTCTAAATTTTGTCAGGGCCATTCCTGCGAACAGAATCTGCGGTGCTTGCGGACTAGTACACAGAGCTACCGCTTTGCTCGGTTGCGGTCACGTGCTGTGCAAGAACTGCTACGATCACTCGGTTGATGATGGCGGACAAGTTTGCCCATTAGACGGCGGCCACTACCCCGAAGAGGACGTTGAATGGAGAATTTTTCCTGCCGAGAAACTTCTACAAAGAGAG GTGAAATGCTGGAATGAAGAAGCTGGATGTCAAGCCGTGATAGCTGCTTCCAATATCAGCAAGCATCACCGCGATGAGTGTCAATACCACACAGTATCTTGCCCGAAGTGCTCGGCGACTGTGCTGTACCGCAGTGCTAGCACGCACATAATGTCAGGATGCCGCGCGGTGTCCTGCACGCCAGTAAAGCGCGAGACCTCAAAGGAAAGCGATGGAAGTGTGGATATTGAGCAGCTAAAGGAATCTCTTCAGGCGGCTATATCAGAGATCAAGGCCGGGTTTCGGCAAATTCATAGCTTCAACGACGCACGGAAGGCAACTCTCGAACATGTCTGCCATGGAATCAACTCTCTCAAAGAAGCTATGAAAGAAGAGTTTGTAGCAGTGAATAAAGTGTACGGCACCCGCTTCGCGGAAAGTGCAGCTGGTGCTGGTGACATTATGGAGGAAGTGATAGAAATCTTGAACTCGACGACTAGCCGCCTCGACGATGTCTTTCATAATGTCAACCGTATTAGTGAAAAAGTGCGCCAAAGGGCGACAAATGAACGAGTTGCAAAACAGGCTGCTGAAATTTCCACGTTAAAGTCTGAACTTCAGGAACGCAGTGAAAGGATGCTCACGCGTGTTGAAGACGTGCTCATGCTCCTTTCACTGAACACTTCCCGTCACGAATTTATCATCAAGGACATAAGCTTACTTAAAGAAGCTGCGCTAAAGAATGACTCGGCTCTGGTAGAGCTCGAGCGCCGGTACTCACGTGCATACTGCATCGTTCCTGGAGTTTACTTTAAGAAAAATGGGGACTCCGTAAATCTGCACATTTCTATCCATATCGAAGAAGGCCCGTTTGATAGTTTCATTCACTGGCCCTTCCGCCATAAGATCGAGCTCAGTGTGGTACATCCAGCTTTCGGGAACGTGCGGACGCTCAAGTTTGTGAGCAGAAACTGTGAGTCCCACCATCTGTCCAAGCCATGCAACGGAAAAGGTCACGTGACGAACCCGTCTTTCAGTCTGAATGAACTTGAGCGCGACGGCTATCTGAAGGATGATAAACTGCGGTTCATATGGGAAACACTCCTATGA